In a single window of the Thunnus maccoyii chromosome 7, fThuMac1.1, whole genome shotgun sequence genome:
- the LOC121900643 gene encoding uncharacterized protein C2orf72 — MADSASPEDTLPEEEREFQKIIALIGGKERIYLVSDACKSKDVVEDEAAILQEFMRDMFHISSLPDSSEQRPSPPSGSHDDTGSGNHACSKTETVKSNEIPLTVRPEDLDLRVRPAGEDTVKEKRPVRNGNAQKTATRGANIYSLKRAIDSPVIMFIFRQSFISKTSNEVCLKEILKDVKARTKRARIARPALVGLIRTRQESAETHQCAQLLERLIRSVFHKHSPGTIWVGCFIPKTDDKMLSIKKNTCKVIYSSQTADNTRNRGEPLFWPFQCLSWPQRRGAREQANSSPTSRQRGDSGSVEEGIPLKISSPSAGPHVDKESAGGDS, encoded by the exons ATGGCAGACTCGGCGTCCCCGGAGGACACGCTGCCCGAGGAGGAAAGGGAGTTTCAGAAGATTATTGCTTTGATCGGAGGTAAAGAGAGGATCTATTTGGTCAGCGACGCCTGTAAAAGTAAAGACGTGGTTGAGGATGAAGCCGCAATACTGCAGGAGTTCATGCGTGACATGTTCCACATCAGCAGCCTTCCGGACAGCAGTGAGCAGCGCCCTTCACCCCCCTCAGGCAGTCACGACGATACTGGAAGTGGAAACCACGCTTGCTCCAAAACAGAGACTgttaaaagtaatgaaataCCACTAACAGTTAGGCCCGAGGATTTGGATTTGAGAGTGAGACCGGCTGGAGAGGACACGGTGAAGGAGAAGCGGCCGGTGCGCAATGGCAACGCTCAGAAAACAGCAACGAGGGGGGCAAACATTTACAGCCTCAAGCGAGCGATAGACTCTCCGGTCATCATGTTCATCTTCAGACAGTCATTCATCAGCAAAACTTCCAACGAAGTGTGCTTAAAAGAGATTTTGAAGGACGTAAAGGCACGTACGAAACGTGCCAGAATCGCCCGACCAGCTCTGGTTGGATTAATACGCACCAGACAGGAGAGCGCCGAGACTCATCAGTGTGCGCAACTCCTGGAGCGTCTGATCCGCTCAGTATTccacaaacattcaccagggacAATATGGGTTGGCTGTTTCATTCCGAAGACAGATGACAAAATGCTCAGCATCAAGAAAAACACCTGCAAAGTTATATATTCATCTCAAACAGCAG ATAATACCAGGAATAGAGGGGAGCCGCTTTTCTGGCCATTCCAATGTTTGTCCTGGCCTCAGAGAAGAGGGGCTAGAGAGCAGGCCAACAGCTCTCCAACCAGCAGGCAAAGAG GTGACAGTGGAAGTGTAGAGGAGGGTATTCCTTTGAAAATCAGTTCCCCTTCTGCTGGACCTCATGTGGACAAAGAGTCAGCTGGAGGAGACAGCTGA